The following proteins are encoded in a genomic region of Labeo rohita strain BAU-BD-2019 chromosome 5, IGBB_LRoh.1.0, whole genome shotgun sequence:
- the tppp2 gene encoding tubulin polymerization-promoting protein family member 2 — protein sequence MAEGSGEVSLADVEMAFHKFAIHGDTKATGKEMNGKNFVKLCKDCKVIDGKSVTSTDVDIVFSKVKVKSARVITFEQFIQAMAELATKRFKGKSQEEAVQLLYGLIAGKEPANVGVTKVAKASAVDRLTDTSKYTGSHKERFDESGKGKGRVGREDIPDSSGYVSAYKGEGSYDSKVKENE from the exons ATGGCTGAAGGTTCGGGTGAGGTATCACTGGCAGATGTTGAGATGGCTTTTCACAAATTTGCAATTCATGGAGACACCAAAGCGACAGGAAAAGAGATGAACGGGAAAAACTTTGTTAAGCTGTGTAAGGACTGCAAGGTCATCGATGGCAAAAGTGTGACCAGCACAGATGTGGACATTGTCTTCAGCAAAGTCAA AGTTAAATCAGCACGAGTCATCACATTTGAGCAGTTCATCCAAGCCATGGCTGAGCTGGCTACAAAACGTTTTAAAGGGAAGAGCCAAGAAGAGGCAGTACAGCTTCTCTACGGTCTCATTGCAGGCAAAGAACCTGCCAACGTTGGTGTCACT AAAGTGGCAAAAGCCTCTGCTGTGGACAGGTTAACAGACACCAGCAAGTACACTGGTTCTCATAAGGAGCGCTTTGATGAGTCGGGAAAGGGAAAAGGCCGTGTGGGGAGGGAAGACATCCCTGACAGCAGTGGATACGTTTCGGCATACAAAGGCGAAGGCTCCTACGACAGCAAAGTAAAAGAGAACGAATGA